A section of the Enterococcus montenegrensis genome encodes:
- the pstB gene encoding phosphate ABC transporter ATP-binding protein PstB yields the protein MSDVIIQSKDLHLYYGEKEALKGISLAINKGEITAMIGPSGCGKSTYLRSLNRMNDLIPNVTITGNVIYKGKDIYAPKQDTVELRKEIGMVFQQPNPFPFSIYENVIYGLKLKGEKDKQKLDQVVEESLKAASVWDDVKDKLHTSALSLSGGQQQRVCIARVLAVNPEIILLDEPTSALDPISSGKIENTLLELKENYTMIMVTHNMSQASRISDKTAFFLDGNLIEFDDTKKIFLQPGKKETEDYISGRFG from the coding sequence ATGTCAGATGTAATAATCCAGTCAAAAGATTTACACTTGTACTACGGTGAAAAAGAAGCTTTAAAAGGGATATCCCTTGCAATTAATAAAGGTGAAATTACTGCGATGATCGGACCTTCCGGTTGCGGCAAGTCAACATATCTGCGTTCTTTAAACCGGATGAATGATCTAATTCCAAACGTGACGATTACTGGTAATGTCATCTATAAAGGAAAAGATATTTATGCGCCAAAACAAGATACGGTTGAATTGAGAAAAGAAATCGGCATGGTTTTCCAACAACCTAATCCTTTTCCTTTTTCGATTTACGAAAACGTTATTTATGGGTTAAAATTAAAGGGTGAAAAAGATAAACAAAAACTCGATCAAGTAGTTGAGGAAAGTTTAAAAGCGGCTTCTGTATGGGATGATGTCAAAGATAAACTACATACCAGTGCTTTATCTTTGTCTGGCGGTCAACAACAACGGGTTTGTATCGCCCGCGTATTAGCTGTAAATCCTGAAATTATTTTATTGGATGAGCCTACTAGTGCACTAGATCCAATTTCTTCAGGGAAGATTGAAAATACGTTGTTAGAACTAAAAGAAAACTATACTATGATTATGGTTACTCATAACATGTCACAGGCATCGCGAATTTCAGATAAGACAGCCTTTTTCTTAGATGGTAATTTAATCGAATTTGACGATACAAAGAAAATCTTTTTACAACCGGGTAAAAAAGAAACAGAAGACTATATCTCAGGAAGATTTGGCTAG
- the pstB gene encoding phosphate ABC transporter ATP-binding protein PstB yields MSAYNLEDRHIITLNENQEKALYTDDLHVWYGQNEAIKGVDLEFEKNKITALIGPSGCGKSTYLRSLNRMNDGIANTKVTGKIMYKGVDVNQPNVDVYEMRKRIGMVFQRPNPFSKSIYENITFALKRHGEKDKKKLDEIVETSLKQAALWDQVKDSLNKSALALSGGQQQRLCIARAIAMKPDILLLDEPASALDPISTGTVEETLVNLKENYTIIIVTHNMQQAARISDYTSFFYLGKAIEYDETRKIFTRPKIKATEDYVSGHFG; encoded by the coding sequence ATGAGTGCCTATAATTTAGAAGATCGCCACATTATTACATTAAATGAAAACCAAGAAAAAGCTTTATATACAGATGACTTACATGTTTGGTATGGTCAAAACGAAGCGATTAAAGGTGTCGATTTAGAATTTGAAAAAAATAAGATTACTGCTTTAATCGGACCTTCTGGTTGCGGTAAATCAACCTATCTACGCTCATTAAATCGGATGAATGACGGTATTGCCAATACGAAAGTTACCGGTAAAATTATGTATAAAGGCGTAGATGTTAATCAACCAAACGTTGATGTGTATGAAATGCGTAAAAGGATTGGCATGGTATTTCAACGTCCCAACCCTTTTTCAAAATCTATTTATGAAAATATTACCTTTGCCTTAAAGCGTCATGGTGAAAAAGACAAGAAAAAATTAGATGAAATTGTAGAAACTAGTTTGAAACAAGCCGCTTTATGGGATCAAGTTAAGGATAGTTTGAATAAAAGTGCCTTGGCGTTATCTGGGGGCCAACAACAACGCTTGTGTATTGCAAGAGCGATTGCGATGAAACCAGACATTTTATTGTTGGATGAACCTGCCAGTGCCCTAGATCCAATTTCAACCGGTACGGTTGAAGAAACGTTAGTAAACTTAAAAGAAAACTATACGATTATTATCGTGACACACAATATGCAACAAGCTGCCCGAATTAGTGATTACACATCATTTTTCTACTTGGGCAAAGCGATTGAATACGATGAAACCCGTAAAATCTTTACGCGGCCGAAAATTAAAGCTACCGAAGATTATGTTTCCGGGCACTTTGGTTAA
- the pstA gene encoding phosphate ABC transporter permease PstA — protein MNAKRSDKIATGVLYAISGIIVLILASLLLYILVRGVPHISWDFLTQPSKAYQVGGGIGIQLFNSFYLLFITMLISFPISLGAGIYLSEYAQKNWITDVIRTSIEILSSLPSVVVGLFGFLVFVIQFEYGFSILSGALALTFFNLPLLTRNVEESLQAVHYTQREAGLALGLSRWETVTRIVVPEATTGILTGVILSSGRIFGEAAALIYTAGQSAPALDFTNWNPLSVSSPISIFRQAETLAVHIWKINTEGTMPDGAAVSAGASAVLIIAVLLFNFGARAAGKRLYKKMTSA, from the coding sequence ATGAATGCAAAACGTTCTGATAAAATTGCAACTGGCGTTTTATACGCAATTTCTGGTATTATCGTTTTGATTTTAGCCTCTTTACTTTTATATATTTTAGTCAGGGGCGTCCCCCATATTTCATGGGATTTTTTAACACAACCTTCTAAAGCCTACCAAGTTGGTGGTGGGATTGGTATTCAGTTGTTTAACTCGTTTTATTTACTTTTTATTACGATGCTGATTAGTTTTCCGATTTCTCTTGGCGCAGGAATTTATTTATCTGAATATGCCCAAAAAAATTGGATTACAGATGTGATTCGGACGTCAATTGAGATTTTAAGCTCACTACCTTCAGTTGTAGTTGGTTTATTTGGCTTCTTAGTTTTTGTTATCCAGTTTGAATATGGCTTTTCGATTTTATCAGGTGCGTTGGCATTAACTTTCTTTAACTTACCACTTTTAACCAGAAACGTCGAAGAATCTTTACAAGCGGTTCATTATACGCAACGAGAAGCAGGGCTAGCTTTAGGTCTGTCTCGTTGGGAAACCGTGACACGTATTGTTGTACCTGAGGCAACAACGGGAATTTTAACTGGGGTGATTTTGAGCTCAGGCAGAATCTTTGGTGAAGCGGCGGCTTTGATTTACACAGCTGGACAAAGCGCCCCTGCCCTTGACTTTACCAACTGGAATCCTTTAAGTGTTTCCAGTCCGATTAGTATTTTCCGGCAAGCTGAAACATTGGCTGTCCATATTTGGAAAATCAATACAGAAGGTACTATGCCTGACGGCGCGGCCGTTTCGGCGGGAGCTTCTGCGGTATTAATTATCGCGGTATTGCTCTTTAACTTCGGCGCGCGGGCAGCGGGTAAACGACTATACAAAAAAATGACTTCAGCATAA
- the cls gene encoding cardiolipin synthase has translation MLLSFIIIFRERKQTAQTWAWLLVLMFIPVLGFILYIFFGRGISKEKIFDLKMQGKVGMNVEIEEQRQALMRNLFPHPNTAQVDVKQIVYMLTVFERSLYTTTNDVQLFTDGRQKFDRLIQDIDAAKNHIHMQYYIYRSDNLGVEVRDALTRAAKRGVKVRVLLDAWGSTQVSLNFFSELKEVGGEVSLFFPLFVPYINPRINYRNHRKIVVIDGTIGYTGGFNVGDEYLGIVEKFGYWRDNHLRIFGPAVYSLQNRFLMDWNSQHKNEVLFAEDYFPVVEASGNVPIQIITSGPDSEYEQIKMTYLKMIGMAKKEILIQTPYYIPDESIHEALKLALLSGVHVQIQIPNKPDHPLVYWATYSFAAELLEYGAVIETYENGFMHAKTMIIDAGIVSVGSANIDVRSFRLDFEVNALLYDEKMAAKVRQAFYNDSLKSKLVTKELYNKRSVIVKFKEGLARLISPLL, from the coding sequence ATTTTTCGAGAACGAAAACAAACAGCGCAAACATGGGCATGGCTTTTGGTTTTGATGTTTATTCCCGTGTTAGGTTTCATTTTGTATATTTTCTTTGGGCGGGGAATTTCCAAAGAGAAAATCTTTGACTTGAAAATGCAAGGAAAAGTTGGGATGAATGTTGAAATTGAGGAGCAGCGACAAGCCTTAATGCGGAATTTATTTCCCCATCCTAATACTGCGCAAGTGGATGTTAAGCAAATTGTTTATATGCTCACTGTTTTTGAACGGTCCTTATATACAACAACGAATGATGTACAATTGTTTACCGATGGCCGGCAGAAATTTGATCGTTTGATTCAAGATATCGATGCGGCTAAAAATCATATTCATATGCAATACTACATTTATCGAAGTGATAATCTCGGCGTAGAAGTTCGAGATGCACTAACGAGGGCAGCCAAAAGAGGAGTAAAAGTAAGAGTTTTGTTGGATGCATGGGGGTCTACCCAAGTCAGCTTGAATTTTTTTAGTGAGTTAAAAGAAGTCGGAGGCGAGGTCTCTTTATTCTTTCCTCTTTTTGTCCCCTACATCAATCCCCGTATTAATTACCGAAATCACCGCAAAATTGTGGTGATAGATGGAACGATCGGCTATACAGGTGGCTTTAATGTGGGAGATGAATATTTAGGAATTGTAGAGAAATTTGGCTATTGGCGGGATAATCATTTGCGCATCTTTGGTCCAGCGGTCTATTCTTTGCAAAACCGATTTTTAATGGATTGGAACTCACAACATAAAAATGAAGTGTTATTTGCAGAAGATTATTTTCCTGTAGTTGAAGCCAGTGGAAACGTGCCAATTCAAATTATTACCAGTGGCCCTGACTCAGAATATGAGCAAATCAAAATGACATATTTGAAAATGATTGGTATGGCAAAAAAAGAAATTCTCATTCAAACACCGTATTATATTCCCGACGAATCTATTCACGAAGCCTTAAAATTAGCGTTGTTATCTGGGGTTCATGTGCAAATTCAAATTCCCAATAAACCAGATCATCCCCTCGTGTATTGGGCAACTTATTCTTTTGCTGCGGAATTATTGGAATATGGGGCGGTGATTGAAACTTATGAAAATGGTTTTATGCACGCTAAAACAATGATTATTGATGCTGGGATTGTTTCCGTTGGGTCAGCCAATATTGATGTGCGTTCTTTTCGACTGGATTTTGAAGTGAACGCTTTATTATATGATGAGAAAATGGCGGCTAAAGTACGACAGGCTTTCTATAATGATTCCTTAAAATCCAAGCTTGTGACAAAAGAATTGTACAACAAACGAAGCGTGATAGTGAAATTTAAAGAAGGTTTGGCACGCTTGATTTCCCCCTTGCTATAA
- a CDS encoding phosphate ABC transporter substrate-binding protein PstS, producing MKKALLFVASCSLLLALTGCAKWIDRGESITAVGSSALQPLVETVAEEYQNKYPGKFVNVQGGGSGTGLSQVQSGAVEIGNSDLFAEEKSGIKAKDLVDHKVAVVGITPIVNKGVGVDALTMTQLRDIFLGKITNWQEVGGKNQKIVILNRAAGSGTRGTFEKWVLDRKTAIRAQEQDSSGMVRQIVADTPGAISYVAFSYVTKDVATIKIDGITPTDENVTTNDWKIWAYEHMYTKGKPTKLTEDFLAYILSDDVQKNIVGKLGYLPVSGMKVERDWEGNVIN from the coding sequence ATGAAAAAAGCATTATTATTTGTAGCATCTTGTAGCCTATTATTGGCTCTGACGGGTTGTGCAAAATGGATTGATCGTGGTGAGTCAATTACCGCCGTAGGATCATCGGCGTTACAACCTTTAGTGGAAACGGTCGCCGAAGAATATCAAAATAAATATCCAGGTAAATTTGTAAACGTTCAAGGGGGCGGCAGCGGGACTGGTTTAAGCCAAGTACAATCAGGTGCCGTTGAAATTGGAAATTCGGATTTATTCGCTGAAGAAAAATCCGGCATTAAAGCTAAAGATTTAGTTGACCACAAAGTTGCAGTGGTGGGAATTACACCGATTGTAAATAAAGGTGTGGGTGTTGATGCGTTGACGATGACGCAATTGCGGGATATCTTTTTAGGGAAAATTACCAATTGGCAAGAAGTTGGCGGTAAAAATCAAAAGATTGTCATTTTAAACCGAGCTGCTGGTAGTGGCACGCGGGGAACTTTTGAAAAGTGGGTGTTGGATAGAAAAACTGCTATTCGCGCTCAAGAACAAGACTCTAGCGGAATGGTACGTCAAATTGTTGCAGATACTCCGGGGGCAATTAGCTATGTGGCCTTTTCTTATGTAACAAAAGATGTGGCGACTATAAAAATTGACGGTATCACACCAACTGATGAAAATGTTACAACCAATGATTGGAAAATTTGGGCCTATGAACACATGTATACAAAAGGAAAACCAACCAAGTTAACCGAGGACTTTTTAGCTTATATTTTATCAGATGATGTCCAAAAAAATATTGTCGGAAAATTAGGCTATCTTCCTGTTTCAGGTATGAAAGTTGAACGAGACTGGGAAGGTAATGTGATTAATTAA
- the pstC gene encoding phosphate ABC transporter permease subunit PstC, which translates to MEDVKKALLTKSKRAKMETRGKIISFLCIALIVLVVLSIFYFVASKGLATFFTDKINLFDFLFGTQWNPSQLGADGKPMVGALPMIAGSFIVTFLSAIVATPFAIGAAVFMTEISPKQGQKILQPVIELLVGIPSVVYGFIGLSVIVPAVRSVFGGTGFGILAGTFVLFIMILPTVTTMTVDALKAVPRHYREASLALGATRWQTIYKVVLRAAVPGILTAVVFGMARAFGEALAIQMVIGNAALMPNSLVTPASTLTSILTMGIGNTIMGTVENNVLWSLALILLLMSLIFNIVIRLIGKKGALK; encoded by the coding sequence TTGGAAGATGTAAAAAAAGCACTACTAACCAAATCGAAACGGGCTAAAATGGAAACGCGAGGTAAAATAATTAGTTTTTTATGTATCGCTTTAATTGTTCTAGTGGTTTTATCAATTTTTTATTTTGTCGCCAGTAAAGGTTTGGCAACTTTTTTCACCGATAAAATTAATCTATTTGACTTTTTATTTGGAACCCAGTGGAATCCAAGTCAATTAGGGGCAGATGGAAAACCAATGGTAGGAGCACTTCCAATGATTGCAGGCTCTTTTATCGTTACTTTTTTATCCGCAATTGTTGCAACGCCTTTTGCCATTGGGGCAGCAGTTTTTATGACTGAAATTTCTCCAAAGCAAGGACAAAAGATATTACAGCCAGTTATTGAATTACTTGTCGGGATTCCTTCGGTTGTTTATGGTTTTATCGGCTTGTCTGTCATCGTACCGGCCGTCCGTTCGGTCTTTGGTGGCACAGGTTTTGGTATTTTGGCGGGAACATTTGTCTTATTTATTATGATTTTACCGACCGTAACAACGATGACCGTTGATGCGTTAAAAGCAGTCCCAAGACATTATCGGGAAGCATCTCTGGCATTAGGGGCAACGCGTTGGCAAACGATTTATAAAGTGGTTTTACGTGCAGCTGTGCCGGGAATTTTAACGGCCGTAGTTTTTGGTATGGCGCGAGCTTTTGGAGAAGCACTAGCCATTCAAATGGTAATTGGTAATGCGGCTTTAATGCCAAACAGTTTAGTAACGCCTGCTTCCACTTTGACATCGATTTTAACGATGGGAATTGGGAATACGATTATGGGAACAGTGGAAAATAACGTCTTATGGTCATTAGCACTCATCTTATTATTAATGTCATTAATCTTTAATATTGTTATTCGTTTAATCGGGAAGAAAGGGGCCTTGAAATAA